The genomic DNA aaaaaaattacagtatGAAGAAGTCCCAAACGCAAACGCAGTTATCCTCTTCACCGCTGAAACAAACGATTGCGGTTGCGTCTATCGCCGCAGGTATTCAATTCGGTTGGGCCTTACAACTCTCACTTTTAACTCCTTACGTTCAGCTTTTAGGCATACCTCATAAATGGGCCTCACTGATCTGGCTATGCGGCCCAATTTCGGGTATGTTAGTCCAGCCCATTGTTGGTTACCACAGCGATCGCTGCGAATCGCGTTTTGGTCGCCGTCGTCCTTTTATAGCCGCCGGAGCATTACTCGTCGCTATCGCCGTCGTTCTGATCGGTTACGCCGCCGATATCGGTGAGATTTTAGGAGATCGAGTTGATTTAACGCCTAAACCACACGCAATTGCTGTTTTCGCCGTCGGGTTTTGGATTCTCGATGTTGCTAACAACATGCTTCAAGGACCTTGTCGAGCTTTGCTTGCGGATCTCTCAGGTAACAGCGCGAAGAAGACGAGAACTGcgaactctctcttctctttcttcatggCCGTCGGAAATGTACTCGGATTCGCCGCCGGAGCTTTCGCTCATCTCCACGACGCGTTTCCGTTCACGATGACGGAAGCTTGCGATGTCTACTGCGCGAATCTCAAgagctgtttcttcttctcgattcTGATTCTGATGAGTCTAACGACGTTCGCGCTCTGGTACGTCGATGAGAAACGGTGGTCGTCGACGGAGACGGTGACGGAAGTTAACggcggagaagaagatggtgagatAAAGGAGGAAGTAACGGCGCCGTTAAAAGTTGTTAGAGTTCCGTTATTCGGGGAGTTATTCAGTGCGGTGAAGGATATGAAAAGACCGATGGTGATGTTGCTTTTGGTGACGTGTCTTAATTGGATTGCttggtttccttttcttttgtttgatactGATTGGATGGGGAGAGAAGTGTACGGTGGTAACTCGGTGGGTAACGTTGACGATAAGGCTCGGCGCGTGTATAACAAGGGAGTACATACCGGCGCGTTCGGGTTGATGTTGAACTCGGTGGTTCTTGGAGTCACTTCGCTTGGGTTAGAGTGGTTGGCTCGTGGGGTTGGTGGTGTGAAACGGTTGTGGGGAGTTGTGAATTTCATTTTAGCGTTCTGTTTGGGGATGACTGTTTTAATTACTAAGGTGGCTGAATCGAACCGTCGTGGATCCGCCGTGTTAGAGACGGTGGTTAGTTCTTCTCCGCCGGTTGGTGTTAAAATTGGAGCTTTGGCGTTATTTGCTCTTCTCGGTGTACCTCTAGCTGTAAGTATAATTTATGgacttttttatattatttcatattaaatattgttcgtttttaaaaatttctgatagtaattaaataaaagacaaaatgtgattatataaaatttctgatatatatatatatatatatattttttttgtagataacTTACAGCATTCCTTTCGCATTAGCatctatattttcttcttcttctggtgctGGCCAAGGTAAGTTTGTATATTTCTACatattatatcaaaataaatttttatttgcatGTTACAtacatttacataaatatacaGATTTGTGAGTATATAAGCATGCATGGTTGGTTTTATACGAATATCTATTGGAGAGTGATTATACATTTATATGTATTGTTTATGGTTGCATGCAGGATTGTCGTTGGGGGTTTTAAATCTTGCAATAGTTGTACCACAGGTTAAATATATCTTATGATCAGttgatatgttttattatttatatcgTATGGTTTTTAAAACTAAAGTAATGATGAATGTAGATGGTGGTGTCGGTGGGAGCAGGACCGTTTGATGAGATGTTCGGAGGAGGAAACATTCCGGGGTTTGTGTTGGCGGCGGTGGCTGCGGCCGTGAGTGGAGTTTTAGCGCTCACTGTGCTTCCTTCTCCACCGCCGGAAGCTGATGTTCTCAAAGTTTCCACCGTGGGAGGACATTaacttgttagtttttttatCTCTATTTTTCTGTTTAGTGTTTTTACcacaaagagaaacaaaggtGGAAAGAGGAGAAGTTAGTGTAGAAACATTATAACTTCTGTTTCTTGACACATGTAAAATGCACTCGGAACGACTGTCATTTTCACATCAATAGCAATTTAATGTACTTTTTAGATAAGACAAAACATGCATGCATGTTCTTAATTTGGCATGCATCATGTGAATTGTTGCATGGAAGTTGACTTTGTAGATTAATGGTTTGTGTGGATAACGTTTTCATAGTAGTCGTTGACACTTTCAACCAACCCGGCGGTGCCACGACGGTTCGATTCAGCCACCTTAGTAATTAAAACATAAGGTGTTGCATGGAACAAGAGTTAAGAGCAAGTTCAACGGTGATTTTAAAGGGATTGTAAAGAGATGCTtgacattaaaaataaatcaaaat from Camelina sativa cultivar DH55 chromosome 2, Cs, whole genome shotgun sequence includes the following:
- the LOC104721860 gene encoding sucrose transport protein SUC8-like, giving the protein MKKSQTQTQLSSSPLKQTIAVASIAAGIQFGWALQLSLLTPYVQLLGIPHKWASLIWLCGPISGMLVQPIVGYHSDRCESRFGRRRPFIAAGALLVAIAVVLIGYAADIGEILGDRVDLTPKPHAIAVFAVGFWILDVANNMLQGPCRALLADLSGNSAKKTRTANSLFSFFMAVGNVLGFAAGAFAHLHDAFPFTMTEACDVYCANLKSCFFFSILILMSLTTFALWYVDEKRWSSTETVTEVNGGEEDGEIKEEVTAPLKVVRVPLFGELFSAVKDMKRPMVMLLLVTCLNWIAWFPFLLFDTDWMGREVYGGNSVGNVDDKARRVYNKGVHTGAFGLMLNSVVLGVTSLGLEWLARGVGGVKRLWGVVNFILAFCLGMTVLITKVAESNRRGSAVLETVVSSSPPVGVKIGALALFALLGVPLAITYSIPFALASIFSSSSGAGQGLSLGVLNLAIVVPQMVVSVGAGPFDEMFGGGNIPGFVLAAVAAAVSGVLALTVLPSPPPEADVLKVSTVGGH